The DNA segment TCGTCCCCAacgtttccttcttttctctctgaagttCTTTTCTGTAGAGATGGATGCTTTCCTCTGATAAAGCAGCCACATCACCACTACTCTTTTCTTGGCTTGCTTCACACCTCTGCACCGAGCTGCTTTCAACCTTAACTATGGCAGAAGAAAGAGAACCAAGGGTAACCAATTCCTTCTCCAAAGCTAATGCCAAATGATCAATTAGGAAATCCTCACTTCctaattttagatttttgaagGAACTGTTTATAGGTAGAACTCTGCTGAGATTATGAAGGCACTGGAACAAAACTGTTTGATTCCTGGAATGAAAAAATCAAACACACTATTAGAAAACTCAGAAGAGCACAAAACAGTCATATACAACATACCATAGTAATCAATCAGTCTTCATTTATAAACCCTCCAGTGATGAACAGAACCAATAATGCATGCATGTGGGCACTGATACAATTCAGACTGTAGCAACTAAGTACAGTCGGCCCCATGTTTGggtgaatctgcagatgtggaatccacagatatggagggcagACTGTACTATGCCATTGTATAGAAGGggcttgagcatctgtggattttgccATCCACCAGGATCCTGGAATCAATCCTCTGTAGATACAGAGGAACGACTATATACATATGCTCAATCAACTCAGTTAATATTCATCAGGTTGCTTCCTGATTACATTTTCTCGGAGTAGTAAGatcaaaactgtatttttaaaatttcattgttgGGGAGAGGTGAGAGGAacccttaaaataattattaggccaaaaacaaacataaaattaaaacagctTCAGCTCCTAAATGAGACCACCTGTCCACTCGTGCTGTACCAGGTGATGACCTAGACATGTCCCACAATGGTACACAACACTACTGCGGGGATCCCTGTTGGACCACCcccctatacacacacacttccctgGACCAATTCCAGCTTGATGTGCATTACCTGGAATAGACTATTAAAGTCCCTTCAAATGGTGTTCTTTGTCTCCAGTTGAAAAGTGTCCCATAGAAACTTCCTGGCCTTTTACAAAAGTACATTTCTGGAAATTCTTTGATTACTTCACATTCCATGTGTTCTAAGAGCCACACCTTCACTGAAGTCAGAGCATAGCTGGGTGATGTGATTTGAAAACAAGTTTCGCGCAATGCAGCGAGAAGTGCGAAGAGATCTTCCGTGTGTTCTACAACAAAAACACGTCACAAGCACTGTCATCAAACCCTGGCCATTACCACATCAAGGGagttcttaaaattttctgattCGATTAGGTATATGATTAAAAAGGACCTACAAAAATTACCTAGAAGTTTCTTCTTTGGAAACGTCAGCAGGTATTTCCCACTTGAAAGATCTTCTAGACTGAAACAAATTCTGCCACACTGAACGCAACGAGCTTCAGAATAAttaccattctctctctctttaatttgTAGCAGCACAATGCAACAAAAATTACTGAACGCTAAAAGTGGTGACAGAGATGTTACAGCAGTAATCATTTGTATACAGTCTTTCTCCAAGGGTTGTTCACAAACAacactttcctctttcccttcctcttcctcactaCCAACACTCATCTTGATTCTTTTTACCTCTGATCCTATTTCATATGGCACTGGGGAAGAATTCCTACTCAACGTGATCACCCTATTTTGACACTTAATAAGCGGAAAGCTGGAGTTATGGGCTTGATCCATTGACAGCGATAAAGTCACAAGACTTGAGGACCTGTAAAAAATACAGCTCAGTTTAGTCTACAAGCTCATTCTTTAAAATCAAACAGATGATTAAAGGTCAtacaaacacaacaaaaaatttttattctctcctttcccaggaatTATCATTTCAAATGTATAGTGTATCAGAAAATTAAGTGTAAAaaccaaacacatttttaaagttcctgtaaTAGCACTTCTCTTGAAACAGGAAAGCAAAAACACTGTAAATATGCTGGACTTTAGGAAAGTAATttgtaagaaaaaggaaaggtaaaataatgcttgtattttatttttgaggtagatttttctcttttcctcttaaacATGGGAAAAagtactcattttttaaaagagttaattTGGTAATCATTTAGAATGAAATACCTCTAaagtaaaaattgtattttgtacTCCTCCAAATGATGTGaatgaaatctgcattttaatacaGAATATCATTTACCCATCAACAATAATATTGTCTTGGATATATTATTTAAACTAATTTcatgtgtttctgtttctatttaaTATGGCTACCAGAACAGTGAAGGTTACTTATGGGGCATGCATTATACTTCTGTTGGCCAGTGCTATTCCAGGGCATCAAGATGATGTTAGCATGTTAGAATTTACTTACAGCttcaaagaagatgtggttttcACTCCAACAACCAAGCTATCTTCTATTACACGATACCATATCTTCTCTACTAGCTGTTCTGGATCTTGAAAATTGCCTGATAACTTTTCATCAAAGGTattggcaggattttcttctttaccACAAAGAGTAACAAGACATTCCTtatagaaaaatatgtttaaataactgattacaaaaaaaaaaaccggcCAAATGTAGCAAGACTAAAAACATAACGTAAAGCAGCTTTAGGCTAGGCATTATGgcagacatattttaaaatacattaacatCTACAATATATACAATAGATTATACATaattcactaaaataaaatttataaaacatataattaACTATGACTCAGATCATGAAGCACGACCTGATTGTAAAGAAGGCTCTGAGTATCCAACACAGAGCCAGCGGGGATGGAAAGCTGAAGTCAAGTCCACTTTGAGAAATAATCTGACAATATGTGCCCAAGGCATGCTGAAAACAATCCAGTCTTTGTCAGTGACTTAAACTAAACTTAATAACTGTAAATTTTTGTATGAATAACATTGATTAAACTATCTTTGGACTGCTGATCAATTAcagctaaaatttttttctttaagtccaGGCCATACTCATTCATTTCCACACACATGGATTTgtaatacaaatgaaaataggAGAAATAGTGATAACTAATAATACACGACACTTATTAAATGTTTACTAtatgtcaggcattgttctaaatgcCATTCACATATCCATTTGTTTAACCATCTCAATAACCCTAATGCCCTAGGTCAGTAgtattattttctacattttccaggtaaggaaaactgaggcacagggaggttaagtacCTCACCCTCGGACGCCCAGTGAGCAACAGGCAGACCTGGGATCTGAACCAAAGCCAATTGGTTCCAGAGCCCATGATCTATATTAACCATTTCTCTATACTCCTCCTTTATGTGgtaattactgaaaaaaaatatgagtaCTTGTACTATAGTGAACTCAACAAGTTCCTAGGAATCTGATGCTTCTGCCAGTAGCTGTGAGATTTGAGGCCGACTATTCACCTAAAACCTGCAGAAATTTTTATTAGCTGCCAGAATGGCTTTTAAAGTTAAGAATGTAAAGGGCCTAAAATGGTGCCTTGCACATACTGGTTTCAATGCAGTAAGTTCTAacatttcttccccttttctaaTACTGGTAAAATCGCTGGGGTCAAGTAgggaagagaaatgggaagaCTTTAAATAATGACTTTCAACAATGACTTGCATGACGTTTCCCAGGAGATTAGAACAGTAATACAGGAATGCAACATGATGTGCTCTTGTCTTACATTAACGGAATCATACTTTGGGGTGAAATCCTCATATTGCTAAGGCTGAAATACAGACACAAGGCATAGACTATTACAAGAATGGTAAATCTTAGAGTCAGTGACTTGAGGGAATAAAATGCAACATCAAATTTCTCTATGTCCAGCTTTTCCTGATTTATTTGAATTTTGGTATGCTGTCTTTTTCTGTATGGAACTAATGGGCATAAATACTGTTTGTTATGAAGTCAAAGAAGTTTTTGCTAACTTTCTACATTACCATACTGGCATAAGGAACTGCAAGGTACCTGAAGAGGTTCTTATGATGGTCAACCACCAAacaaaacaagagtaaaattataaaaagcatATGTAAGGACTAAAAAAGCACAGCAACTTAGGGACATTAACTAGAGTAATAAATATCCTTAGAAATGAACCATGCAACAGACTAAAAGAACAATTATTATATTAGTGATGAAATTATGGCACCATTAAAACAAGGTTAAATAATATTCAACATATTCTGTTTCAGAAGTCAGAAAACATAGTCACCCCTTGAACAACACAACTTTAAACTGTatggtccacttatatgtggattttttcaaGAGTAAATACTTCAGTACTACACGATCCACAGTTCGTTGAATCTGCGGATGGGGAACTGGAGATACAGAGGGCTAAGTATAAAGTTATTcatggattttcaactgtgtggAGGGTTGGCACCCCTCACCCCCATGTTGTCCATGGATTAACTGTAATCCACCCATGAGTAATTTCTATCTAAACCAcacaaataaaaaagtttaatagttaaatcttttttaaacaaaaaggacTTGTTTCCCAAGGTTACTGATAACTGAGATTTTAATATCCCACAGAATAAGAATAATTGCAAACTGGTAAAACACTGGCTTCTTAACCAAATAGTTTTCAATGCCACAGAAGCCCACCCACCATTATAATCCTGCCACCCTGCTTCTTGATCCATTGAGCAGGATTGTCTAATATATTCCAACATTCCAATTTAAATATCACTTCAGTATCTTGTAGATTTCCAATTCATAAAATGATGAAATGTCACATGATTAATTTTACCTCGTCTGTACTTGACGCACTATCATCTTTCCCTTGAAACAGGTTCATTAAAGCTTTGtaagattttgaaataattttttccttaagcAAGAGATGCTGCTGAAATTCGTGAATAGAAATGAAACCAACCTGTAAAGGATAAAGAAGAATCACCGCCAGAGACATAAATTTCAAATGAAACCCAATATACCATTAATTCACTAAGTATTTTCTCCAAACTTgcttattaattcattttctgTAGAAAAGCAAAGACTACTTCTCAGAGCAaaactgttttaattataaattttaagtctctaattacaaaggaaaataacagcAAATAATTACAATAGTTTATGGATCAAATTGAGAGAATGCCAATGTATTTGCATCTGTTTCCCTACTGAGTTAAGTAATGAATCAATATGAATATGAATGAGTCTAATCAATATGAATAAAAGTCAAGGCCTACAAGCATTCCTGCCCCAACAAGAAAACTGATTTTCTTGTTGAAATAACTCTGCTTCAAAAAGCAGAAGGTACCATTATGAATAGAAATGCTCACTTTTGATTTGATACTCCTTGAAATCCTTTGTTCATATAACctttatagtaaaattttaaagataacacATAACAGATCCAAAATTGTCACAAGTTTATCTTGTGCTAATAAACTCAGGGCTGGGGTCAACTCTTAATCACTGGGTGGCGGGGGGACTGGCTCTGAACTGGGCAAAGGGCAAATGGCTCCTTTTATTGTAGCAGGTAAACAAATTTCAGTACGAAGGATGAAACattcatgaaatatattttgctcctgaaaatttaaaaagagttgCATCATTGAGCTACTAGAAACCATTTCACTTCACATGGATATCTGAGACTGTTTAAGTATTAATTCAGCTTTTAATATAACATGTTTTTCgagactgaaaaaacaaaatgcatcctgtattttgtctttcttttaaattacattttaaggcaggtacattctttttctttttatcaatgaATTATCAGTTGGAGAGTGAAGACTGAGTTCAATCTTACCTCGTTGCACAAGGTATGTAAAGCATCTAGCTAATACTTTAAAACCACATCTGACCTAGTTCTGTGGGCACCACATCATTCACACTCCATCACTCACTGGCTGAGTGATTCAGGACTGAGGGGATGGGAGATGGACCTGTCTGAGGAGGAGGGCCAAACCTGAGGctgctggaggggcagggagtggaaGACAGGGCTGTGGACAGACTGACAACGAGGCCATGAAATTACGTGTTctctcttccttgcttccttcaaCTCCAGGAATAAACGCCGAGTCACTAGACTACTTCAATATTTTATGCTATTATAAGTTTCGTtataaaactatgaaaatatGCCCATGATAAACCATTTAAACAACATAAAAAGACATCTCACCTTCCCTTCCTAGACCCTCAATCCCATTGGCACAGCCATAAGATTATTTAcctttccagaacttttccatgTATATGTTAAGGAATGCTTTCATTCTCCTCcccataaacaaataaaacccacCCCAAATCAAATATAGGCGCATACTGCACTGCCTGTCACCAAAACTTGCTTTCTAATTCTTACTGTGATCTCTTGCATACATGCAGAAGAATgcacaagacaaaaaaaaaaccaagcgtACAGACGAACAGTGAAGTCCACACCCATGTAACCACATCCGGGTCAAAAAAGCAGCCCCTCAGGAGCAGCATGTGGTTCCTCCCCAATCACCAACTTGTCCCCACCGCAGGCAATGCTACCCTGGCCTTTCAAGATGACTTCCTTGCTTGTCCTCATAATGTTACCATCATTATATCAACTTCTAAAGAATAtgttcagtttgtgtgtgtgcgtgttgcTTCTGAGCCTTTCATgaatggaactgttctgtatggACTTGGGTTTCAAGTCATCCATCTGTCGTGAGTAGCTACAGCTCACTTGTTTCATTGCTCTATATTATTCCATCAGCTCACTCGACCAGTTGCCCTGTCCAGTATCCCATTGCTACACATCTGGGTTACGCCCAGTTGGGGagtattacaaacaatgctgctgtgaacatcccTGTACCTAGGCCCGAGTTTCTCCAGGGTCCCAGTTTCTCCTCATCCCCTCCAACAAGCAGCTGGAGAATAAACGTCACAGGGGAAAGACCAGTGAGCCGAACTCTAGTTTCAGCTCTGCAAGTCACCTAACGTTTCTGGCTCTCCATTTGTTTCCGTATTTGCAAAATCGGGGAGAGGGTAGATTTGTTCAGCTCTAAAAGGCCTTCCGATGCTTAGAAATGTTTGTATCCACACTGAGAGCTAGTGGTAACATGTGGATATCTGAAACAAAATGGACACTCCGCTACCCCTTATTCCGGGCCTGCCCTCAGTTCCTTTcgtattttccttctttgtctatGGGCTACCTTCTGGATAATTTTTCTAACAGTctggtttgcttatttgtttcaCATCTCTTTAAATCAACTGTTCAACTCATCTGttgagtttttccttttaatttcaatGTGCTTCTAGTTTTATgatatttggttattttttgtgtgtgaaaaattAATCACGATGCTTTGTTTCTTTATGTGCTTATTCTGTGGGTggctcattttctttaaaaaattacttctgaGATCTAGAAGAGGCCTAGGATAAACCTGTGTTTTGAAAGAGGACTCGATGTAGTTTCTGCCAGGTTAGGGCACTCCTGCTTCAGGTTAAGTACAAATGCTCCTAGGGCAAGAGCAGCATCGTGTTGTGCTTCTCTCTCTGGGTTCCAGCCTTTAGGGTTTGGCCTGCTAATTTATTCTTATATTCTCAGCTTTTTGAAGCTTTGAAGATTTTGAAACCTATTTCAACTCttattttaagttgcttttaTCAGGAGAGTTGATTCAAATACATTAAGTGACATAttaccagaagtggaatttctgaaaGTCATGCTTTCATAAATTTAATTGTTttagcatcatttaaaaatcagtataaagAGTTGCCTTATTCTTTTTGACAGCTGCATATTATTCTGTGGCTCatttatatcataatttatttaccatGCTCCTAATGATGGAAATTAAGATTTtgactgaattttatttataaatactacATAAACATTCCTGTAAAATTAGTTTTGCTTACATGTATGAATATATCCTTAGAACAGatttctagaagtgaaattgcaaGAGTAAAAAGATACGTGCAGTTCATATTTTAATAGTTATAACAAGTTCCCTTCTGAGGCGGTCGGCCCACTTTACATATTCAACAATACTGTTTtagaatgtatatttatattaagaaaattaatcctttgtcacatgttacaatttctttttacataatttattttttatttattttactttgttcagAGCACCACAGTTTTAATGTAATCAACCTTCTCCGTTATAGTTCTATATCCATGACGATGTTTTATTTACCTAATGTTCACATTCACATCTACTATGCCTTCAATAAGCATTTAGTGAATtcactttaatattaaaatacttgCAAAAAAAACTTCTAAAGGGCCTgcaaatcataaatatttactatttggccctttacaaAAAACGTTTGCCAGGGATAGAGGAAAAAGATGAATGACAacacaaggaaactgacaaaTCCATTagtgtcacttttttaaaaagggagagaaggcattattctagattaaaaaaacaatgaaacataTAATAATCAAGTGTAAGTGTAAACTCTGATTGGATCCTTAAAAAGGTAGCTATATAAAACATTCTGTGGCAATTGAAGCCATCTGAATATGGACTGAATAGTAAATAAGATTAAGAGATTATTACACTAAATTTCCAAGT comes from the Camelus dromedarius isolate mCamDro1 chromosome 27, mCamDro1.pat, whole genome shotgun sequence genome and includes:
- the LOC135319485 gene encoding Fanconi anemia group B protein-like isoform X2, whose translation is MSFNEQERLLCYNGEVLVFRLSEGNSVDKGPAKISMLHVRRMVFDRETGVFVQKSTGFFSIKEEYSHLKMMCCDCVSDFRTGVNLPYIMIQCNKESNIFKYFLLFLHSTNKFEKCLSFRLGYELKDSVRVLNGPLVLWRHVHTFFYISSQTGRVITVSMNFSSIEWAGEIENVGMVLLGPKRCYLSEEGCTQKPSTSDYATWNTHFCVYSLEREEVISDTYIIPPVYRSVITCVHACAAEIVNNQLRMSLIALTRKNQLILFRNGIPQGVCQLPFGDPCAVHLMDSGGDLLFVVSFRSNDACAVWEKNFQVAAKWEQISSVLIDDFLGVGTEQVLLLFRDSLNSDCLSSFKITNLDNLNYSSETLDCNEDDLLDDKQANCYLVIPPLERRLKVGFISIHEFQQHLLLKEKIISKSYKALMNLFQGKDDSASSTDEECLVTLCGKEENPANTFDEKLSGNFQDPEQLVEKIWYRVIEDSLVVGVKTTSSLKLSSSLVTLSLSMDQAHNSSFPLIKCQNRVITLSRNSSPVPYEIGSEVKRIKMSVGSEEEEGKEESVVCEQPLEKDCIQMITAVTSLSPLLAFSNFCCIVLLQIKERENGNYSEARCVQCGRICFSLEDLSSGKYLLTFPKKKLLEHTEDLFALLAALRETCFQITSPSYALTSVKVWLLEHMECEVIKEFPEMYFCKRPGSFYGTLFNWRQRTPFEGTLIVYSRNQTVLFQCLHNLSRVLPINSSFKNLKLGSEDFLIDHLALALEKELVTLGSLSSAIVKVESSSVQRCEASQEKSSGDVAALSEESIHLYRKELQREKKETLGTNLKNSHFAQETSFPPFM